In Zalophus californianus isolate mZalCal1 chromosome 4, mZalCal1.pri.v2, whole genome shotgun sequence, the following proteins share a genomic window:
- the NPPA gene encoding natriuretic peptides A, with protein sequence MSAPTTTASFLLFLAFQLLGQTGANPAYGSVSNADLMDFKNLLDHLEDKIPLEEEVMPPQILSEQNEEAGAALSPLPEVPPWTGEVNPAQRDGGALGRGPWDASDRSALLKSKLRALLAAPRSLRRSSCFGGRMDRIGAQSGLGCNSFRYRR encoded by the exons ATGAGCGCCCCTACCACCACCGCAagcttcctcctcttcctggcaTTTCAGCTCCTGGGGCAAACAGGAGCTAACCCTGCGTATGGCTCTGTGTCCAATGCAGACCTGATGGATTTCAAG AATTTGCTGGACCACTTGGAGGACAAGATACCTTTAGAAGAGGAGGTCATGCCCCCACAAATACTAAGTGAGCAGAATGAGGAAGCTGGGGCGGCTCTCAGTCCCCTCCCTGAGGTGCCTCCCTGGACGGGGGAGGTCAACCCAGCCCAGAGAGATGGGGGCGCCCTTGGGCGGGGCCCCTGGGACGCCTCCGATAGATCTGCCCTCCTGAAAAGCAAGCTGAGAGCGCTGCTTGCTGCCCCTCGGAGCCTGCGGAGGTCCAGCTGCTTCGGAGGCAGGATGGACAGGATTGGAGCCCAGAGTGGACTGGGTTGCAACAGCTTCCGG TACCGAAGATAA
- the NPPB gene encoding natriuretic peptides B, whose translation MDPQTALSRAFLLLFLYLSPLGGRSHPLGGPGPASELSAMQELLDRLRDTVSELQAKQMALGPLQQDHSPAEDWETGGDLPAGALAPSDNVLQALRRLRSPKMMRKSGCFGRRLDRIGSLSGLGCNVLRRY comes from the exons ATGGACCCCCAGACCGCGCTATCCCGGGCCTTCCTGCTCCTGTTCTTGTATCTGTCGCCATTAGGAGGTCGCTCCCACCCGCTGGGCGGGCCTGGCCCCGCCTCGGAGCTGTCCGCAATGCAG GAGCTGCTGGACCGTCTGAGGGACACAGTTTCAGAGCTGCAGGCAAAGCAGATGGCCCTGGGACCCCTCCAGCAGGACCACAGCCCCGCAGAAGACTGGGAGACCGGGGGGGATCTCCCTGCGGGGGCCCTTGCGCCCAGTGACAATGTCCTCCAGGCCCTGAGAAGATTACGCAGCCCCAAGATGATGCGCAAGTCAGGGTGCTTTGGCCGGAGGCTGGACCGGATTGGCTCCCTCAGTGGCCTGGGCTGCAATG TGCTGAGAAGGTATTAA